Proteins encoded by one window of Cyanobium sp. NS01:
- a CDS encoding PilN domain-containing protein, with product MSSAPFDLLREKREELGLQQPALASQSDRQTMLKGAAIGTGLIGLLLGLTGLAVLRGLFVEAEIDRLARAEAEEQQLQGKFTASAQGLRTLEQSNTALVNGLIGTRSSSALMRDLQQRVPQGIQLTDALQQNDQQQMLLKGLANDPEAFVRINALQLVLERSPLVDADKGVTLIKAARDRTATNNNRVSPAVEFELRFAFREPIPAAAEKVVLEDLGAEGLSRRLDLLQKEGLLP from the coding sequence ATGAGCAGCGCCCCCTTCGATCTGTTGCGCGAGAAGCGCGAGGAGCTGGGCCTTCAGCAACCGGCGCTGGCCAGCCAGTCCGATCGCCAGACCATGCTCAAGGGCGCGGCGATCGGTACTGGCCTCATCGGCTTGTTGCTTGGTCTCACCGGTCTGGCGGTGCTGCGTGGCCTGTTCGTGGAGGCGGAGATCGATCGGCTCGCCAGGGCGGAGGCAGAGGAGCAGCAGCTCCAGGGCAAGTTCACCGCCAGCGCCCAAGGCCTCCGGACCCTGGAGCAGAGCAACACGGCTCTGGTCAACGGATTGATCGGAACCCGCTCCTCCTCAGCCCTGATGCGGGATCTGCAACAGAGGGTGCCGCAGGGGATTCAGCTCACCGACGCCCTCCAGCAGAACGACCAGCAGCAGATGCTGCTCAAAGGACTGGCCAACGATCCGGAAGCCTTCGTTCGGATCAATGCCCTCCAGCTTGTGCTCGAACGTTCGCCCCTGGTCGACGCCGACAAGGGGGTGACCCTGATCAAGGCCGCCCGTGACCGGACGGCGACCAACAACAACAGGGTGTCGCCTGCCGTGGAGTTCGAACTTCGCTTTGCATTTCGCGAGCCGATCCCTGCGGCGGCTGAAAAGGTCGTCCTCGAAGACCTGGGCGCCGAGGGCCTTTCCCGCCGCCTCGACCTGCTCCAGAAGGAGGGACTGCTGCCATGA